The following proteins are co-located in the Blastopirellula marina genome:
- a CDS encoding protoglobin domain-containing protein, which produces MTPDRPFVRRFEDLKRYIDWQSEDVACSAELLMRLAPHFDAIITDFYDEISRHAAAFRVITGGQRQIDRLKHSLGLWLNDALLAEYDATFLEKRRRIGRRHVEIGLDQIYVNAAFARIRGRLHELLGGQEDLSTERLVFLKKSLDKRLDLDLAIMADAYHIEYQVHQLPVDHARLKQQKRLAVLSRDALAGAPLDALFDQAVAYLMETFQGDFAEYLEYRAADQIFCLRSAAGWPIPEDGTPIERCSHDDYFRWITASRDCVAIEDHDLSTDLNPPARYREQRIVSSLQVAVRIEEDVYGILGVHFQKRRQFHASDHDYLVSMANLIANAVHRKGIESQRQQSEYQVRRLIERLPAGAVYVAGGHLQVNQAVEQMTGRSRTQLATMSDWNELLVEVSEDSIPRPDAAAAEGTIHQSEVRILRPDGEQRIIAQLKFKSAIDEIWLLHDITDQEERRRQQLQAERLAAIGQMITGLAHESRNALQRIQACTEMLELEFETESEEMKLIGRLQQAQDDLQLLFDEVRNYAAPIILEKRPTELIHVCRQAWEQTAPLRRGRKTELELIGEQEILIQADQFRLVQVFRNLFENALAACPDPAIIRTEIIPYDDAQVKITVSDSGPGFEEAIAKRMLEPFFTTKTKGSGLGMAIASRIVESHGGQIVPISQPGDGGKFLLTFPIEAEAR; this is translated from the coding sequence ATGACCCCTGACCGTCCCTTTGTTCGTCGCTTCGAGGATCTGAAGCGATATATCGATTGGCAAAGCGAAGATGTAGCCTGCTCAGCCGAATTGTTAATGCGGTTGGCTCCTCACTTCGATGCCATCATTACCGATTTCTATGACGAAATCAGTCGTCATGCCGCCGCATTTCGTGTGATCACCGGGGGCCAACGCCAGATCGATCGACTGAAGCACAGCTTGGGGTTGTGGTTGAACGATGCCCTTCTGGCTGAATATGACGCCACCTTTCTCGAGAAACGGCGTCGGATCGGGCGCCGTCACGTCGAAATCGGTCTCGATCAGATTTACGTCAATGCCGCATTCGCTCGGATTCGCGGGCGCTTACACGAGCTTCTCGGTGGGCAGGAAGATCTTTCCACTGAGCGGCTCGTCTTTCTGAAGAAGTCGCTCGATAAGCGGCTCGATCTCGACTTGGCGATCATGGCCGATGCTTACCATATAGAGTACCAGGTTCACCAACTACCGGTCGATCATGCGCGGTTGAAACAACAGAAGCGGCTCGCCGTGCTCAGTCGCGACGCACTCGCCGGAGCGCCGCTTGATGCGTTATTCGATCAAGCGGTGGCTTATCTCATGGAGACTTTCCAGGGAGATTTTGCCGAGTACCTCGAGTACCGCGCGGCAGATCAGATCTTTTGTTTGCGTTCCGCCGCCGGTTGGCCCATCCCTGAAGACGGTACGCCTATTGAACGTTGCTCACACGATGATTACTTCCGGTGGATCACGGCCAGTCGTGATTGCGTGGCGATCGAAGATCATGATTTGAGTACCGATCTGAACCCGCCGGCCCGCTATCGCGAGCAGCGGATCGTCAGTAGTTTGCAGGTCGCAGTTCGTATTGAAGAGGATGTTTACGGAATTCTCGGAGTTCATTTCCAAAAACGGCGTCAGTTTCATGCCTCGGATCATGACTACTTGGTTTCGATGGCCAACTTGATCGCCAACGCGGTCCATCGCAAAGGGATCGAAAGCCAACGCCAGCAGAGCGAATACCAGGTTCGCCGCTTGATCGAACGGTTGCCAGCCGGGGCTGTTTACGTAGCGGGAGGGCATTTGCAGGTCAATCAGGCCGTCGAGCAGATGACCGGCCGCTCGCGTACGCAACTGGCGACCATGTCTGATTGGAACGAACTGTTGGTGGAAGTCAGCGAAGATTCGATCCCCCGACCCGACGCCGCCGCTGCCGAGGGGACCATTCACCAATCGGAAGTTCGCATTCTTCGTCCCGACGGCGAGCAACGAATCATCGCCCAATTAAAGTTCAAGTCGGCGATCGACGAAATCTGGCTGCTGCACGACATTACCGATCAAGAGGAACGTCGCCGTCAGCAGCTGCAAGCTGAGCGGCTGGCCGCAATCGGGCAGATGATCACCGGCTTGGCCCATGAAAGCCGTAATGCGCTGCAGCGGATTCAGGCGTGCACCGAAATGCTTGAACTCGAGTTCGAGACAGAATCGGAAGAAATGAAATTGATTGGTCGGCTTCAGCAGGCTCAGGACGACCTTCAGCTGCTCTTTGATGAGGTACGAAACTACGCGGCTCCGATTATCTTGGAGAAACGCCCGACCGAGTTGATCCACGTCTGCCGTCAAGCATGGGAACAAACGGCACCCCTGCGTCGCGGACGCAAAACCGAGCTAGAGTTGATTGGGGAACAGGAAATACTGATACAAGCCGATCAATTCCGCCTCGTACAGGTTTTCCGCAACTTATTCGAAAATGCGCTGGCCGCTTGTCCTGACCCTGCGATCATTCGGACCGAAATCATCCCCTACGATGACGCCCAAGTCAAAATCACGGTCTCTGATAGTGGTCCAGGGTTTGAAGAGGCGATCGCCAAGCGGATGTTAGAGCCATTTTTCACAACCAAGACCAAGGGATCCGGGTTGGGCATGGCAATTGCATCACGAATCGTCGAGTCCCATGGAGGACAGATTGTACCGATCAGCCAGCCGGGAGACGGTGGGAAGTTCCTCCTGACGTTCCCGATCGAAGCCGAAGCCCGGTAG
- a CDS encoding sigma-54-dependent transcriptional regulator, producing MKAQPERIDLLLVDDDEYLLEDLRSYFVRQKFRVQTATNATDALSLVEKHAFQVAVFDMQLPDLSGLELVKKLQEADADCQVVILTGEGSIETAVEAMKLGTIDYLTKPVRLKELEAVILRAAETYSLRKQNQQLKGLIQQQSPGNHEIVGQSEPMQNVFRLIQRVGPTDKAVLIQGESGTGKELVAAAIHRSSPLADFPLVTVNCAALPEQLLESEMFGHEKGAFTGATAAKPGLFEVADGGTLFIDEIGELALPLQAKLLRVLEDGSFRRVGSIQERRADVRLIAATNLDLAAASQSGKFREDLYYRLNVITITLPPLRQRSGDLVLLVERFAGPDWKLEPGLIEALSRYDWPGNVRQLRNAVERAKILADGNLLELHNFPEEVANAEDDSNTSDEQPADLGQLTRQHIEQVYQAHAGNKTKAAQALGVSRRTLYRLLEKYEIAHL from the coding sequence ATGAAGGCGCAACCTGAACGCATTGACCTGCTGCTGGTCGATGACGACGAGTATTTGTTGGAAGACCTGCGAAGCTATTTCGTACGGCAAAAGTTCCGCGTTCAAACCGCCACCAACGCCACCGATGCGCTTTCATTGGTCGAGAAACACGCGTTTCAAGTGGCAGTATTCGACATGCAACTCCCTGATCTTTCCGGCTTGGAACTGGTCAAGAAGTTACAAGAGGCGGACGCCGATTGCCAGGTGGTGATCCTGACCGGGGAAGGCTCGATCGAGACTGCCGTTGAAGCGATGAAGCTCGGTACGATCGACTACCTGACGAAGCCCGTCCGTTTGAAGGAGTTGGAAGCGGTCATTTTGCGGGCCGCAGAAACGTATTCGTTACGGAAACAGAATCAGCAACTCAAGGGTTTAATTCAACAACAATCGCCCGGAAATCATGAGATTGTCGGCCAATCGGAACCGATGCAAAACGTGTTTCGTTTGATCCAACGCGTCGGCCCGACCGACAAAGCGGTGCTCATTCAAGGGGAAAGTGGCACAGGCAAAGAGCTGGTTGCCGCAGCCATTCATCGCAGTAGCCCGTTGGCCGATTTTCCGCTGGTGACCGTCAACTGCGCCGCCCTGCCGGAACAACTGCTCGAGAGCGAAATGTTTGGTCACGAGAAAGGCGCTTTCACTGGCGCAACGGCGGCTAAACCTGGCCTATTCGAGGTCGCTGATGGCGGCACGCTGTTCATCGACGAGATCGGCGAACTCGCGTTACCGCTGCAAGCGAAGTTGCTACGCGTACTGGAAGATGGTTCCTTTCGCCGGGTTGGTTCCATTCAGGAACGTCGCGCGGATGTTCGTTTGATTGCGGCGACGAATCTCGATTTAGCAGCCGCCTCGCAATCGGGTAAGTTTCGAGAAGATCTTTACTACCGCTTGAACGTGATCACAATCACGCTGCCTCCTCTACGTCAACGAAGCGGCGACCTGGTTTTGTTGGTGGAACGCTTCGCAGGTCCTGATTGGAAGCTTGAACCAGGGTTGATCGAAGCCCTGTCGCGCTACGATTGGCCCGGCAACGTGCGACAACTTCGGAACGCGGTGGAACGCGCCAAGATCTTAGCCGACGGCAATCTATTAGAGCTACATAACTTCCCGGAAGAAGTCGCCAATGCTGAGGACGATTCGAACACTTCCGATGAGCAACCAGCCGATTTGGGGCAGCTCACACGGCAACATATCGAACAGGTCTATCAGGCCCATGCCGGCAACAAAACGAAAGCCGCTCAGGCCCTCGGCGTAAGCCGCCGAACGCTCTATCGCCTCCTGGAAAAATACGAAATCGCCCATTTGTGA
- a CDS encoding sulfite exporter TauE/SafE family protein — protein MEVVSIALVVLTASLVGSGHCVGMCGPFALIAGRTESSSWLANAWQLGSYHVGRLMTYLTLGLVAGWAGSLVDLGGSILGWQRLAAWLTGSAMIAYGLFALLRLSKVGSVHFPLSQRLGNIIQSGYRWSSKLSGAPRALMIGGITAWLPCGWLYAFVLIALGTSNPLLGPGVMLVFWIGTLPLLSVFVLGITRLSEHWKRWIPTATAVLLILSGCFTITVRASAMFDQLEADLAGKYSTIEAVNAAREATLPCCHLEEPCN, from the coding sequence ATGGAAGTCGTTTCGATAGCCCTGGTGGTGCTCACAGCGAGCCTGGTCGGAAGCGGCCATTGCGTTGGCATGTGTGGCCCCTTCGCGCTGATTGCCGGGCGAACCGAATCGTCCTCATGGCTGGCAAACGCCTGGCAACTGGGCAGCTATCATGTTGGACGGCTGATGACCTACCTGACGTTGGGATTGGTCGCCGGGTGGGCCGGATCGTTGGTTGATCTCGGCGGTAGCATACTCGGCTGGCAGCGTCTAGCCGCATGGCTGACAGGCTCGGCGATGATCGCTTACGGGCTGTTTGCCCTTCTCCGCTTGTCTAAGGTTGGGTCGGTCCATTTTCCACTTTCGCAGCGACTCGGAAACATCATTCAAAGTGGTTACCGCTGGAGCAGCAAGCTAAGCGGTGCGCCACGCGCATTAATGATTGGTGGAATCACCGCTTGGTTGCCGTGTGGTTGGCTCTACGCGTTTGTCTTGATCGCCCTAGGTACCTCGAATCCATTACTCGGTCCGGGAGTGATGCTGGTGTTCTGGATCGGCACGCTCCCGCTGTTGTCAGTGTTTGTGCTGGGTATTACACGTTTATCGGAACACTGGAAACGTTGGATTCCAACCGCGACTGCGGTGCTGTTGATACTCAGTGGCTGCTTTACGATCACTGTGCGGGCCTCCGCGATGTTCGATCAATTAGAAGCCGATCTTGCGGGCAAGTATTCGACCATCGAAGCGGTCAACGCGGCCAGAGAAGCAACGCTTCCTTGTTGTCATCTTGAGGAACCGTGTAACTAA
- a CDS encoding response regulator: MRVVVADDEPDMQDYFGKILSHLGHQVVGVCANGKELLETCQKVTPDLVITDLKMPEMNGDDALREIWEANAIPAILISAYQCPDWITQGKSLPPVRYLNKPINRAKLQSTLESFSDCELGKTDPIKKPEN; the protein is encoded by the coding sequence ATGAGAGTCGTTGTCGCCGACGATGAACCCGATATGCAGGACTACTTTGGGAAGATCCTTTCCCACCTGGGGCACCAGGTCGTAGGCGTCTGCGCGAACGGCAAGGAACTGCTGGAGACCTGCCAGAAAGTGACGCCAGACCTGGTCATTACCGATCTGAAAATGCCGGAAATGAACGGTGATGACGCGCTTCGTGAGATCTGGGAAGCGAACGCGATTCCGGCGATCTTGATTTCGGCCTATCAATGCCCTGATTGGATTACCCAGGGCAAATCGCTACCCCCGGTACGGTATCTGAACAAGCCGATCAATCGAGCTAAGTTGCAGTCGACGCTGGAGTCGTTTTCTGACTGCGAATTAGGTAAAACTGATCCGATCAAGAAGCCGGAAAACTAG
- the ccoN gene encoding cytochrome-c oxidase, cbb3-type subunit I — translation MSVIGNTQDLPADNSASKSSGHLETFSYDDKITRQFLTATVVWGMVAFLVGLIVATELVFPSLSMGIEFLSFGRLRPLHTNAAIFAFAGNSIFAAIYYSTQRLLRTRMWSDTLSQLHFWGWQLIIVLAAVTLPLGITQSREYAELEWPIDLLIALVWAGFFGVNFFMTLVVRRERHIYVAIWFYIATIITVALLHIFNNLVVPTGLFKSYSVYAGVQDAFMQWWYGHNAVAFFLTTPFLGLMYYFLPKAANRPIFSYKLSILHFWSLVFIYIWAGPHHLHYTALPEWASSLGMIFSVMLWMPSWGGMINGLLTLRGAWRKVTEDPVLKFFVVGITFYGMSTFEGPMLSVKAVNSLSHYTDWTIAHVHSGALGWNGFMTFGMIYWLLPRVFQTELYSKKLAEWHFWLGLIGILLYIIPIYGVGVYQGLLWFAMNDQGQLMYPNFIQTTENLAPFYLIRVLGGLCYIAGGAMLSINVWRTWAARPAVYEVPEYQAAPLNKGYVEPQIEDSKLGQVLDVAKKLDVFTRLGWHRGWEGRPLYFSVWVAIAVIAASLFEIIPTFLIRSNVPTIDSVQPYTPLEIAGRDIYVAEGCYNCHSQMIRPIVAETIRYGEYSKAGEFVYDHPFQWGSRRIGPDLAREGGRQSSAWHVFHFRNPSEFIPGSIMPAYPHFETQDINLKTLPDRVKAAYYLGAPYSDEVLENSIEIAQEQAKQIAKDIADQNGPEGLENKKVVALIAYIQRLGVDLFKTPPTSAEEEAPTAANPDEVAHTAAEGEAK, via the coding sequence ATGAGTGTGATAGGTAATACGCAGGATTTGCCTGCGGACAATTCGGCGTCCAAATCTTCCGGCCATTTGGAAACCTTCTCCTACGACGACAAGATCACCCGTCAGTTCCTTACGGCGACGGTCGTGTGGGGGATGGTGGCATTCTTGGTCGGTCTAATCGTCGCCACCGAGTTGGTGTTCCCTTCCCTTTCAATGGGAATCGAGTTCCTCTCGTTCGGCCGACTTCGGCCACTGCACACGAACGCAGCCATCTTTGCTTTCGCAGGCAACTCGATCTTTGCGGCTATCTATTATTCGACCCAGCGACTTCTGAGAACTCGGATGTGGTCCGACACCCTCAGTCAACTTCACTTCTGGGGATGGCAGTTGATCATCGTGCTGGCCGCGGTGACCTTGCCACTAGGAATCACGCAAAGCCGCGAATACGCGGAACTGGAATGGCCGATTGACCTGTTGATCGCCCTGGTTTGGGCTGGGTTCTTCGGGGTGAACTTCTTCATGACCTTGGTCGTCCGCCGCGAACGGCACATTTACGTCGCGATATGGTTTTACATTGCCACGATCATTACGGTTGCCTTGCTGCACATCTTCAATAACCTGGTCGTGCCGACGGGATTGTTCAAAAGCTATTCCGTTTATGCCGGCGTGCAAGACGCGTTCATGCAGTGGTGGTACGGGCACAACGCGGTGGCGTTCTTCCTGACGACACCGTTTTTGGGCTTGATGTATTACTTCCTTCCGAAAGCGGCCAATCGCCCGATCTTCTCGTACAAACTCAGTATCCTCCACTTCTGGTCGCTGGTGTTTATCTACATCTGGGCCGGTCCTCACCATTTGCATTACACCGCTTTGCCAGAGTGGGCGTCGTCGCTGGGGATGATCTTCTCGGTGATGCTTTGGATGCCTTCTTGGGGCGGCATGATTAACGGCCTGTTGACGCTGCGTGGTGCATGGCGAAAGGTGACCGAAGACCCCGTGCTGAAGTTCTTCGTTGTTGGGATCACCTTTTACGGCATGTCGACCTTTGAAGGCCCGATGCTTTCAGTTAAAGCGGTCAACTCGCTTTCGCACTACACCGACTGGACGATCGCTCACGTCCATAGCGGTGCGCTAGGTTGGAACGGCTTCATGACGTTCGGCATGATCTATTGGTTGCTGCCACGTGTGTTCCAAACCGAACTCTACAGCAAGAAGCTCGCTGAATGGCACTTCTGGCTCGGCCTGATCGGTATCTTGCTGTACATCATCCCGATCTATGGTGTTGGTGTGTATCAAGGGCTGCTCTGGTTCGCTATGAACGACCAAGGTCAGCTCATGTATCCGAACTTCATTCAAACCACTGAGAATCTCGCTCCGTTTTATCTCATTCGTGTGCTGGGCGGTCTGTGTTACATCGCTGGTGGAGCCATGCTGTCGATCAACGTCTGGAGGACCTGGGCGGCTCGCCCGGCGGTTTACGAAGTTCCTGAATACCAGGCTGCTCCGCTCAACAAAGGTTACGTCGAACCACAAATCGAAGATTCCAAGCTTGGTCAGGTACTGGACGTTGCCAAGAAGCTAGACGTGTTCACTCGCTTAGGGTGGCATCGTGGCTGGGAAGGTCGCCCGTTGTACTTCAGCGTGTGGGTTGCCATTGCGGTGATTGCCGCTTCGCTGTTCGAGATTATTCCGACATTCCTGATCCGCTCGAACGTCCCAACGATCGACTCCGTTCAGCCGTACACGCCACTGGAAATCGCTGGTCGAGATATCTACGTTGCCGAAGGGTGTTACAACTGCCACTCGCAAATGATCCGTCCGATTGTCGCTGAAACGATTCGCTACGGCGAATACTCCAAAGCAGGTGAGTTCGTCTACGATCATCCTTTCCAATGGGGTTCACGCCGCATTGGGCCTGACTTGGCTCGTGAAGGGGGACGTCAGTCGAGTGCCTGGCACGTGTTCCACTTCCGAAATCCCAGCGAGTTCATTCCTGGCTCGATCATGCCGGCTTATCCGCACTTCGAGACGCAAGATATTAACCTCAAAACGCTGCCCGATCGGGTGAAAGCCGCCTATTACCTGGGGGCTCCGTACTCGGACGAAGTGCTAGAGAACTCGATTGAAATCGCCCAAGAGCAGGCCAAGCAGATCGCGAAAGACATCGCCGATCAAAACGGCCCAGAGGGGCTGGAAAACAAGAAGGTCGTGGCCTTGATTGCCTACATCCAGCGATTGGGTGTCGACCTCTTTAAGACACCACCAACGTCCGCTGAGGAAGAAGCACCCACTGCGGCCAATCCGGACGAGGTGGCCCATACCGCAGCAGAAGGAGAAGCGAAGTGA
- a CDS encoding cbb3-type cytochrome c oxidase N-terminal domain-containing protein, with product MSSNTQQEPHVDDGNIPNDPLTDHSYDGIREFDNPMPGWWKALFWGSIVWSAAYWLYYENGVTPDRSVVAAYDRALAANMEKQFAEIGELQPDRATILKFAEDPKWLAFGKSVFQTNCVSCHGNNAEGKIGPNLTDDKWKNVKKVEDIPKVISNGAGGNAMPAWKDKLNQNEIVLLASYLLSVHGSVPPGTGVAPIKGETNVISDLDASADEPATEEAQPSDNPAKAEAAKAEAEPKEGDASK from the coding sequence ATGAGCAGCAATACCCAGCAAGAACCTCACGTGGATGATGGCAACATTCCTAACGATCCGTTAACCGATCACTCGTATGACGGCATCCGTGAGTTTGATAACCCCATGCCAGGTTGGTGGAAGGCGCTGTTCTGGGGATCGATTGTTTGGTCGGCCGCTTATTGGCTGTACTACGAAAACGGCGTGACCCCAGATCGCTCGGTCGTTGCCGCTTACGATCGGGCCTTGGCCGCCAACATGGAAAAACAGTTCGCTGAAATTGGCGAACTGCAACCCGATCGCGCGACGATCCTCAAGTTCGCTGAAGATCCCAAGTGGCTTGCCTTCGGGAAATCGGTGTTCCAAACCAATTGCGTCTCGTGTCACGGAAACAACGCCGAAGGTAAGATCGGCCCAAACCTGACCGACGACAAATGGAAGAATGTCAAAAAGGTTGAGGACATCCCCAAAGTGATCTCCAATGGTGCCGGCGGAAACGCGATGCCCGCTTGGAAGGACAAACTGAATCAGAACGAAATCGTGCTGTTGGCTTCTTACCTGCTTTCGGTGCATGGATCGGTTCCTCCAGGTACCGGAGTGGCTCCGATCAAAGGCGAAACGAACGTCATCTCCGATTTAGATGCTTCCGCGGATGAGCCCGCGACGGAAGAAGCTCAGCCGAGCGATAACCCGGCCAAAGCGGAAGCGGCAAAAGCAGAAGCCGAACCAAAAGAAGGCGACGCTTCCAAGTAA
- a CDS encoding FixH family protein, with protein sequence MSTVRSLDPSQTLPDKSDKEVLSGIVWGGMIIGLLVLQIVMSVGAAIFAVGSGSNDVVPDYYQKAIHFDELKAAQTVPVTKE encoded by the coding sequence ATGTCAACTGTTCGGTCCCTAGATCCGTCCCAGACGTTGCCTGACAAGAGTGATAAGGAAGTCCTGTCCGGTATCGTTTGGGGAGGCATGATCATCGGGCTCTTAGTACTGCAGATCGTGATGAGCGTCGGTGCAGCGATCTTCGCGGTCGGTTCGGGATCCAACGACGTCGTCCCTGATTACTACCAAAAAGCAATTCACTTCGATGAACTCAAGGCCGCTCAGACGGTCCCTGTTACCAAGGAGTAG
- the ccoG gene encoding cytochrome c oxidase accessory protein CcoG encodes MSDPLLTPDEHVLSTLESDGSRRWLFPRLSAGYFWKVRRIVGYALIALFVALPHLRINGKPSILLDITQREFTILGYTFLPTDTLLLALLMLSIFLTIFLLTAMFGRVWCGWACPQTVYLEFVYRPIERFFMGTSGRGGVPSKKLPSYRKVAMYIVYLLLSMSLAHTFLAYFVGVERLSQWVRQSPFEHPAPFFVMALTTGLMMFDFVFFREQLCLIACPYGRFQSVLLDRNSLIVAYDHERGEPRGKLKHELPIVDNKQQGDCIDCHLCVRTCPTGIDIRDGLQMECVHCTQCIDACDEIMTRINKPTGLIRYSSQDAIEGGKQKFLRARVIIYPVLLLIVVSTLVFNLANKKSFDATLIRGNGLPFSVNQQGLIDNTFQVKIVNRLEEEDTFQFAIEPEFLKIRVTEDTTLKPKQTLSIPVTVTADKSDFQVGKIHATLTITSQDNQQTRKIKCQLFGP; translated from the coding sequence ATGAGCGACCCATTATTAACCCCAGATGAGCATGTGCTTTCGACGTTGGAATCGGATGGTTCCCGCCGCTGGTTGTTTCCGCGTCTTTCTGCCGGATACTTCTGGAAAGTACGGCGAATCGTCGGCTACGCGTTAATCGCGTTGTTTGTCGCCTTGCCTCATCTGCGGATCAATGGGAAGCCCAGCATTCTGCTTGATATCACGCAACGTGAGTTCACCATTTTAGGTTACACCTTCTTACCGACCGATACGTTGTTGTTGGCATTGTTGATGCTTAGTATTTTTCTGACCATCTTCCTGCTGACGGCGATGTTCGGCCGCGTGTGGTGTGGTTGGGCTTGTCCGCAAACGGTTTACCTGGAGTTCGTTTACCGGCCGATCGAACGTTTCTTCATGGGAACGAGCGGTCGCGGGGGCGTCCCCAGTAAAAAGTTGCCCAGCTATCGCAAGGTTGCCATGTACATCGTGTACCTGCTCCTTTCGATGTCCTTGGCTCACACGTTCCTCGCATACTTCGTGGGGGTCGAACGATTAAGCCAATGGGTGCGGCAGTCTCCTTTCGAGCATCCCGCGCCGTTCTTCGTCATGGCGTTGACGACCGGCTTGATGATGTTCGATTTTGTGTTCTTCCGCGAACAGCTTTGTTTGATTGCGTGCCCTTACGGACGATTTCAATCGGTGCTGCTTGACCGTAACTCGTTGATCGTGGCCTACGATCACGAGCGAGGCGAACCACGTGGCAAGCTGAAGCACGAACTGCCGATTGTGGACAATAAGCAGCAAGGAGATTGCATCGACTGTCACCTCTGCGTGCGAACTTGTCCCACCGGTATCGATATCCGCGACGGGCTACAGATGGAATGCGTCCACTGCACCCAGTGCATCGACGCTTGCGACGAGATCATGACACGAATCAACAAGCCGACTGGCTTGATTCGTTACTCCAGTCAAGACGCGATCGAAGGGGGAAAGCAAAAGTTCCTTCGAGCCCGCGTGATTATCTACCCAGTGCTGCTATTGATCGTGGTCTCGACGTTGGTCTTCAACCTGGCCAACAAGAAGTCGTTTGATGCCACATTGATTCGCGGTAACGGACTTCCTTTTTCGGTCAATCAACAAGGCCTGATCGACAACACATTCCAAGTCAAAATCGTGAACCGCTTGGAAGAGGAAGACACGTTCCAGTTTGCCATCGAACCTGAGTTCCTCAAGATTCGGGTAACTGAAGATACGACGCTAAAACCCAAGCAAACCTTATCGATTCCCGTGACCGTGACCGCCGATAAGTCGGACTTTCAAGTTGGCAAGATTCATGCCACCCTCACGATCACCAGTCAAGACAATCAGCAGACACGGAAAATCAAATGTCAACTGTTCGGTCCCTAG